Genomic DNA from Bacteroides zhangwenhongii:
CCATTTATGGCTTAACCAACTTATCGGCTTCTTCCTTTAGTTGCTCGGCTTGCTCGTTCAACAGTCTTGCACGTTCCAGTGCTTCCGCTTGCTTTTGGCTACGGTATTCAAAATCTATCACTGAATCGGTAACACTTTGGATAAAATGGTTATCCCGGTGCCACTTGAATTTATTTTCCAGCATATCAAAAGTTTCTCCGTCTGCCTGTCCTTGCATCAGCAAATAGCGGTATTTTATATCGTTGTCCTGCAACTGCTGCATACGTTCAGCCAAACGGACATTCAAGAATATGGAAGCGGAACAGATAACCAGCACTGCCGAAAAAAGAAACAATCCCGGACGAACCCAAGAAACGACCTTGTTATAAATTCGCTGATAAAGCGATATTGGTTCTACTTTCTCTTTCTCCGTCTTGTAAGAGTTCAAGGTTTCAACCATAGCCTTGAAACAACGATAAGTTTCCAATGTTATTTTCTTGGTGTCCTCGATATGTTTCCGCTGACCTTGCATCCCGTTCCTTATATCGTCAAGCTGGCTTCGGATAGCCTGCAAATCCTTTTCGGGAATAGCCGGGTTACTATGTAGTTCCGACAATGCCTGTTCGATTGCGTTCAGTCTTTCGAGAGTTTCCTCCCGACTGGCTGGCGTTACCTGTGCTTCCTGCTTCTCTTTCAGTTCAGTAACCACTGAGAGAAGCCCCTCTAAAATCAAATTGTTCTCCATACGCTTATAACTTTAGTTGTTTTTTCTTTTTTTTCTTCTTCTTTCTCAAAAAGGAATCATCGGGCATTTCATCAGCCGGGGCTGACAAATCGGAAAACAGACCGCCTAAACCTGTTATAAAAGAATTATCCGCTTTGTCGGGTGCTGATACTGATTTCTGAACAGGTGCGGTAACCGTCTGCTTATTGCTTCCGACTGTCGTTTGCCCTACATCCCCAAAACATTTATCCAGTTTGGAGAAACTAAAACTGCGGTCTATCTCCGAACCCTTGAACGTGTATTCGCCTTTGGAAAAGGAAACGCCCTGTATATCACCCGTTTGCCCCTTGTACTTGAACTGGATAGTAATACCCTTTTCCGCTAACCGCTGCTGTAACTGCTGCCAGTTCTTGGACTTCCCGATTTCATTCTTTACAGCGTTGTAAATCTCGTATTTCGATTTGTCCGGCTCTTTCAAGCGGTGCTGCTTCACCTGCTCTTTTCCACCAGCGAAATAAAGCCCGTGTTTGGCTTTCAGTTTCTTGCACACCTGTTCATTCCGGTACATATCGTTCCTGTCCGAAATGGTCTTGCCGTTGTTGTCTATGCGATTGAACACGATATGTACATGTGGATGTTCCCGGTCTTGATGGCGCACGATGATATACTGCGTATCGGTGATTTTCATTTCACGCATATACTCCAGTGCAAGCTGTATCATCTTCTCGTCTGTCAATTTGGGTGCATCCACTGCCGAATAACTTAGCGCAATATGTCCGACCGGCTTCTTCAAGTCGGGATTCATCCCGGTCTGCATACAGAAGCTGCGGATTATATCGCCCCGGCTTTCCGTCAATACCCCGTCCGCATGAAGCAAAGCCGCCTGTTCCTTGCCCAACACATAGTTTACGCAACCCTTAAACCTGCTTCCCTTTTTTATTTTTCCAATCATCCGACAACTGGTTTATAATTTCGACAATCCTGTTTTTGAGTTTCACCAGTTCCACCGCCACCAGTGCGAAACCTCCGGCATTAGCCCGGTGCGCCAACTGGTTGATGTTGTTGGCTTCCCCTGCCAGCCTGCGGATGGTATCTGCATCCTGCCTGTTCAGCCGGGGTATGACCTCTGCCGAAACGACCGCCTGCCGTACATACTCACTGACCTGCAACCCGGCTTCTCCGGCTCGTTTCTTGATGGCGTAATACTGCAACTCGGTCAGCTTCGTACTGACTACCCGTTGCTGCTTGTCTATCCGTTTCTTTGCCGGACGACCGCCCGGCTTATCCTTTATGTCTGTCATACTTTTTTGCTTTTAAATGGTATCTTAAAAATTGCGACCAACGGGAGAAATTTTCTTTGCGGTCAGCAAAGCAAGGTGGTTTCGGTCTACCGAAACATAACCTTGCTCTCCAAATTAAACCGCCTGCCGTTGGTAACTCTGCCGGACTAAATGCCCCTGCCTCTTTTCTGTCTTGGGGCGGTACGTTGTCCGGTTTCCTGCTTCATTTCCTGCGCTTGGCTGATACTGTTTTTCTGCTCCTGCTTCCTACCGCACAGATAATCGTTCAAGTCCGAATAACCCCTGTAATTGTGCGAGAAATCACGTACACGATAGGAGTATTCCGATGCGATAGCCTGTGTCGCTTTATACCCTGCCTTGTCATTGTCAAGCATACAATGTATGCGCTCATACGGTGACAGTACATCAATGGCTTTCGACACATTGGCGGTAGAGTTGAGAATGACATAATCCTGCCTGTCAAGGTCGGGCATGGTCGGACAGTTCTTCATCCGGAGCGTGAGGAAAGAAAGATAGTCCATAAATCCCTCGAATACCAAACATTTCTCTCTCGGTTCTCCCTGCTGCCGTATGTGGGTGATGTCTTTCGGGGCGATGCAGCCTTTGAAAAAGGAATTGCGCACCTCGTAACCGCCTGCCATATTCGGGAAACCGATGGCAAAGAACGGCTTGCCGTTATGGGTGAAATGGAGTTCCTTGCATTCTCTTTTTGCCAGTCCGATGTTGATGCCACGCCCCTGCAAGTAACGGAGCAATGCCGGATGGGTGAGGTCACGGACTTCCAAATGCTGGAAACTCGGCTCCGTCCTCCGCTGGCGAAATGAAAAATTGACCGGGCGGACGTGCGGTGTCTGTTCCGCTATCCGGTTTAAAAGGTATGGCAGATGGTCGGAGCAATAAAGTTCCTTTGCCAGTGCGATGATGTTGCCGCCTTTGCCTGCGCCAAAATCATACCAGAGATTGCGGTCGGTATTCACCTTAAAGGACGCTTCCTGTTCCTCCCTCAACGGTGATTTGTACCATAAACCGTTTCCCTGCTGCTTGACGGGTGAATAGCCCAAGCTGTGCAAATAATCCACAATGGATATTTTCTTTATATCTTCGATATTCATAATATTTTCTTTTAATGGTTGAAAGAATAATTGAAAAGTGCGCCAGTCCTGTTTAGTCCGCTATATATACACCCGTACCATACTAAACTTGTCTGTTGCCAATATTAGGAAAGCAGAAAGTCCGTTCCGCTTATATATACACCCGGACTAAACCAAACCGATTTTTAATAATGGAAATCGGGATTGTAGCGGTAGCCTTTGCCCTCTTTCACAATCATGCGCTTGTTCACAAGGAATTTGTTCAAATCCACATGGATATTGCGCCCACGCTCGTAGCCGATACTCGCATAACCCTGTTTCAAGGTCTTTAGGACATTCTCATAACCATATATAACCTGTTTGCCAAAACCGTTTTCCAAAGCTGTCCTGTGCTGTTGCTCCGTCAGTTCTGCCAGTGAAAAACCCCTGTCTTGGCTGGGCTGCTTGAATACATAACCGTCCACGACTTCGGGCAATGCGCTGTCGTTGATACGGAATGCGAACGGGGCAAACTCCCGGTCACGTATGTGCATCGCCTTTACCTCGCTTATGTTGCCGTCCTGCTGGCTTTTCGTGATTTGCAGAACGGTTTCAGCCTTGTTATTCAGTTCCGTACCGATATGCCCCCTTGTATTATCATCTCCTTTGTTCAAATGCAGTACGGTGTGGATATGCAGGTTATATCCGCTTGACCAGCGCATCAAGAGATTGATTAGGTCGGTCGATTCACCGGGGCTGTTGATGTCGTACATCAAGTCACGGATTCCGTCAATGATGAGCAACCCCACATCGGGCATATTCTCCAGCATATAGCCGATTATCTGTTTCCGCTTGTCGGGTGTCTGTTCCCTTAACACGATGAAAACAAAATCGTCCATATCCTTGTCGGTCGGCAGTCCGGCAAGCCGCAAAATACGCTCCATAACCTTGTGGCAATGGTATTTGCTCTGCTCGGTGTCCACATAGAGGATTTTACGTTTGTTCGGTGGCAGGTATGCCGAATATTTCAGAACCTCGTCATTCTTCAACGCCGCCGCAACGATAGCGGAAATATTGAATGTCTTTTTGCTCTTGGCTTTCCCCGTGGATGCGCTGAAATTACCCAGCGTGCCGATGGTAGAGCCATTCACCCAAAGTATTTCGGGCGGCACTTCAAAAGTGTCCGTCACCTTTAGATGAATGGTTTTCCAAAGGGCTGCGAAATCCTCTTTCTGCATGGTAACGCCCTGCCCGGCTTCTGTCGCTTTTCTATTTTCCATAACCGTTATTTCTTTAGAGGACGGTTAAGGATATACTTCTGCGCTTCCTGCTCTATCTGCGCCTGCGTCTTGACCGGGTTCTGACGTAACCATGCTTCCAGTTCCGCTTTCTCAAAATAAAGCATTTTGCCCTGCGGCTTGTAATGAGGTATCAAGTTACCCGAAGTCAGCTTGTACAGGTAACTTTTAGAAAGGTTCAAAAACTTGCTCGCTTCATCGAAGCTAAGCACGTTCTTTGAAAGGAACACTAAATTTTCGAGTTCTGCAACTCGCTTCTCAATACTTGTTTCCATATAACAAAAGTATTTGCGTTAGACAATATGGAGTGCATGCCCTCCGGTTTCTTGTAATCGATTACGGGGGCAAAAGTATTGAGGAATAGCTTGATA
This window encodes:
- a CDS encoding relaxase/mobilization nuclease domain-containing protein; amino-acid sequence: MIGKIKKGSRFKGCVNYVLGKEQAALLHADGVLTESRGDIIRSFCMQTGMNPDLKKPVGHIALSYSAVDAPKLTDEKMIQLALEYMREMKITDTQYIIVRHQDREHPHVHIVFNRIDNNGKTISDRNDMYRNEQVCKKLKAKHGLYFAGGKEQVKQHRLKEPDKSKYEIYNAVKNEIGKSKNWQQLQQRLAEKGITIQFKYKGQTGDIQGVSFSKGEYTFKGSEIDRSFSFSKLDKCFGDVGQTTVGSNKQTVTAPVQKSVSAPDKADNSFITGLGGLFSDLSAPADEMPDDSFLRKKKKKKKKQLKL
- a CDS encoding MobC family plasmid mobilization relaxosome protein, whose product is MTDIKDKPGGRPAKKRIDKQQRVVSTKLTELQYYAIKKRAGEAGLQVSEYVRQAVVSAEVIPRLNRQDADTIRRLAGEANNINQLAHRANAGGFALVAVELVKLKNRIVEIINQLSDDWKNKKGKQV
- a CDS encoding toprim domain-containing protein — protein: MNIEDIKKISIVDYLHSLGYSPVKQQGNGLWYKSPLREEQEASFKVNTDRNLWYDFGAGKGGNIIALAKELYCSDHLPYLLNRIAEQTPHVRPVNFSFRQRRTEPSFQHLEVRDLTHPALLRYLQGRGINIGLAKRECKELHFTHNGKPFFAIGFPNMAGGYEVRNSFFKGCIAPKDITHIRQQGEPREKCLVFEGFMDYLSFLTLRMKNCPTMPDLDRQDYVILNSTANVSKAIDVLSPYERIHCMLDNDKAGYKATQAIASEYSYRVRDFSHNYRGYSDLNDYLCGRKQEQKNSISQAQEMKQETGQRTAPRQKRGRGI
- a CDS encoding AAA family ATPase encodes the protein MENRKATEAGQGVTMQKEDFAALWKTIHLKVTDTFEVPPEILWVNGSTIGTLGNFSASTGKAKSKKTFNISAIVAAALKNDEVLKYSAYLPPNKRKILYVDTEQSKYHCHKVMERILRLAGLPTDKDMDDFVFIVLREQTPDKRKQIIGYMLENMPDVGLLIIDGIRDLMYDINSPGESTDLINLLMRWSSGYNLHIHTVLHLNKGDDNTRGHIGTELNNKAETVLQITKSQQDGNISEVKAMHIRDREFAPFAFRINDSALPEVVDGYVFKQPSQDRGFSLAELTEQQHRTALENGFGKQVIYGYENVLKTLKQGYASIGYERGRNIHVDLNKFLVNKRMIVKEGKGYRYNPDFHY
- a CDS encoding helix-turn-helix domain-containing protein; the protein is METSIEKRVAELENLVFLSKNVLSFDEASKFLNLSKSYLYKLTSGNLIPHYKPQGKMLYFEKAELEAWLRQNPVKTQAQIEQEAQKYILNRPLKK